The following proteins are encoded in a genomic region of Glycine max cultivar Williams 82 chromosome 18, Glycine_max_v4.0, whole genome shotgun sequence:
- the LOC100793178 gene encoding O-fucosyltransferase 27 produces MKGEVKMKSKMKWVGLFGLVLSAFSIFIHFLLARFTQMGVADYESSVTIFSWRPIFEKPIPPTNTPSYRKLWGPVKRLESLYPDSNPRGYYADPVSETNGFIFVRIQGGFHEIRNSICDVVVVARLLNATLAMPEIQSTTSSKGISSQFKSFAYLYNEEQFVLSLAKDVTVVRTLPKDLKGARRKKEIPVFKVPYSASPFYYFHHVLPVLKKHSVVELVVSEGGCLKATLPPNFEEYQRLRCRVSFHALQFRQEVQELSAKILQRLRAPGRPFIAFDPGMTRESLAYHGCAELFQDVHTELIQHKRSWMIKRGIVKGKLSVNSAEERLKGSCPLMPQEIGILLRAYGYSKDAIIYVSGGEVFGGQRTLIPLHAMFENVIDRTSLSTPWEMIRLYGKEVNLVDTPGPPPFVEEVTKRAAWKNAGPRPRPLPPPPARPKSYNIEGWWGWVAESDNEPDSTVIELRTNAHKLLWEAIDYVICVEADVFIPGFDRDGKGHPNFASLVMGHRLYQSAASKTFRPDRKEVAKLLDEICDHRHHANHTWLETVRRHLTKTLLDGIIEASNKSKPLSFLSHPVPECSCSRRDSFEVSKNSSSPLTSQLWTALSVAHQCPAWMDTGPISQSKDKENEEDVDEDDSVSELFFKQNAENHEGDAEVNIKEENQFEDQEDDGGER; encoded by the exons ATGAAAGGGGAAGTGAAAATGAAGTCAAAGATGAAATGGGTTGGTCTGTTCGGCCTTGTGCTCTCAGCTTTTTCCATCTTCATTCACTTCCTCCTTGCTAGATTCACTCAAATGGGTGTTGCAGACTATGAGTCCTCTGTCACAATCTTCTCTTGGAGAcccatctttgagaaaccaatTCCCCCCACAAAT ACTCCCTCTTATAGAAAATTATGGGGTCCGGTGAAGCGTCTCGAATCATTGTATCCGGATTCAAATCCACGAGGATATTATGCTG ATCCTGTTTCAGAAACAAATGGGTTTATTTTTGTCCGGATACAAGGGGGTTTTCATGAGATCAGGAATTCG ATATGTGATGTTGTTGTGGTTGCTCGACTTCTCAATGCTACATTAGCTATGCCTGAGATCCAATCAACAACCAGCAGCAAGGGAATAAG cTCTCAGTTCAAGAGTTTTGCATACCTATATAATGAAGAGCAATTTGTCCTCTCATTAGCAAAAGATGTCACTGTTGTGAGAACTCTTCCGAAAGATCTGAAAGGTGcaaggagaaagaaggagaTTCCTGTTTTTAAAGTTCCATATTCAGCATcacctttttattattttcatcatgTTCTCCCTGTATTAAAGAAGCATTCGGTGGTTGAACTAGTTGTTTCTGAAGGTGGATGCTTGAAG GCCACTCTTCCTCCCAATTTTGAAGAATATCAAAGACTGAGATGTAGAGTTTCTTTTCATGCTCTTCAGTTTCGACAGGAAGTCCAGGAACTTTCTGCTAAGATTTTGCAGAG GTTACGAGCTCCTGGTCGTCCATTCATTGCCTTTGACCCTGGCATGACTAGAGAATCTTTAGCGTATCATGGTTGTGCAGAACTGTTCCAG GATGTACATACCGAACTTATTCAACACAAACGATCATGGATGATAAAACGTGGGATTGTCAAGGGGAAGCTTTCAGTCAACTCAGCCGAAGAAAGACTAAAAGGCTCCTGTCCTTTAATGCCTCAGGag ATTGGTATTCTTCTTCGTGCTTATGGATACTCAAAGGATGCAATTATTTATGTATCTGGAGGAGAAGTCTTTGGAGGTCAAAGAACATTGATTCCTCTTCATGCTATGTTTGAAAATGTTATTGATAGAACTTCTCTAAGCACTCCTTGGGAAATGATTAGGCTCTATGGGAAAGAGGTGAACCTTGTTGATACTCCTGGACCGCCACCTTTCGTTGAAGAAGTAACAAAGCGTGCAGCTTGGAAAAATGCAGGTCCACGTCCTCGCCCACTTCCTCCACCTCCAGCTAGGCCAAAATCATACAACATAGAAGGTTGGTGGGGTTGGGTAGCTGAGAGTGATAATGAGCCTGATAGTACAGTTATAGAACTGAGGACCAATGCCCATAAATTACTATGGGAGGCTATTGACTATGTGATCTGTGTTGAGGCTGATGTATTCATCCCTGGATTTGACCGTGACGGGAAGGGGCATCCAAATTTTGCTAGCTTGGTGATGGGGCACAGGCTATATCAGTCAGCTGCATCAAAGACATTTAGACCTGACAG AAAGGAAGTGGCTAAACTTCTAGACGAGATTTGTGACCATAGGCATCATGCAAATCATACATGGCTAGAAACAGTTCGAAGGCATTTGACAAAAACATTACTTGATGGAATTATAGAAGcatcaaataaatcaaaaccaCTATCCTTTCTCTCTCATCCAGTCCCTGAATGCTCTTGTTCACGGCGTGACTCCTTTGAAGTATCAAAGAATTCTTCTAGCCCTTTAACTTCCCAATTATGGACAGCTCTTAGTGTAGCTCACCAGTGTCCTGCATGGATGGACACTGGTCCAATTTCTCAATCAAAAGATAAGGAAAATGAAGAGGATGTCGACGAGGATGATTCTGTATCCGAGTTATTCTTTAAACAAAATGCTGAAAATCACGAAGGTGATGCAGAAGTGAAcattaaagaagaaaatcagTTTGAGGATCAAGAAGATGACGGTGGGGAAAGATGA
- the LOC100793714 gene encoding phosphatidylinositol 4-kinase gamma 7, with amino-acid sequence MYPDLDTCLHDEMAVTTFKVPPSECCGNKKMERKPSGRRRVFVQTETGCVLGMELDRSDNAHTVKRKLQVAFNVPTEASSLICGDMVLKNDLSVVRNDSPLLLTRTFLHRSSSTPCLSPTGRDLQQRDQSGPIEVIGCSDMFSGTKQLVEDIMKAIKVGIEPIPIQSGLGGAYYFRNSNGENAAIVKPTDEEPYAPNNPKGFVGKALGQPGLKRSVRVGETGFREVAAYLLDHDHFANVPSTALVKVTHSIFNINDRVNGSMHHNKKQISKIASLQQFIPHDFDASDHGTSSFSVAAVHRIGILDVRILNTDRHAGNLLVRKLEEFGKFDQVELFPIDHGLCLPETLEDPYFEWIHWPQASIPFSDDELDYIYRLDPFRDSEMLRMELPMIREACLRVLVLCTIFLKESAAFGLCLAEIGDMMSREFQGLDEEPSELELICIEAKKLLDQEELFSFEAEVGDKDVTQFQLDCEDQDLDFTTNIEEKLTVMPPFQVGARNGNIRNTLSRLEESMMEDEAESEGELPVGGGEYNGPVLNGVPNVSKLSVSLQNTRTSEKSWQQMGVKQKSDFLAGTSSGNTTVNELPASSSFVKLTDMDEERWNQFLENFQRLLIPDFVNYKRGNVSKKQRQRLGTSCQF; translated from the coding sequence ATGTATCCTGATTTGGACACCTGTTTACATGATGAGATGGCGGTTACAACCTTTAAAGTACCTCCTAGTGAGTGTTGTGGGAATaagaaaatggaaagaaagcCTTCTGGGAGGAGACGTGTATTTGTTCAGACTGAAACTGGGTGCGTTTTGGGAATGGAATTAGATAGAAGTGACAATGCCCATACCGTGAAAAGGAAATTGCAGGTTGCCTTCAATGTCCCAACTGAGGCAAGCTCGCTTATATGTGGGGACATGGTCTTGAAGAATGACCTAAGTGTGGTTAGAAATGATTCTCCACTTCTACTCACTAGGACCTTTTTACATAGGAGTTCATCTACCCCATGCCTTTCACCTACTGGCAGGGATCTTCAGCAGAGGGATCAGAGTGGACCAATTGAGGTTATAGGTTGCTCAGATATGTTTTCAGGAACCAAACAGCTGGTTGAGGATATTATGAAGGCAATAAAAGTTGGCATTGAACCAATCCCCATTCAAAGTGGATTAGGAGGTGCATATTATTTTAGGAACAGCAATGGTGAAAATGCTGCTATTGTGAAACCAACTGATGAGGAGCCTTATGCACCAAACAATCCTAAAGGTTTTGTTGGCAAAGCCCTTGGACAACCAGGACTGAAACGTTCAGTGAGGGTTGGGGAGACAGGTTTCAGAGAAGTTGCAGCTTACCTTCTTGACCATGATCATTTTGCCAATGTGCCCTCTACTGCCCTTGTAAAGGTCACacattctatttttaatattaatgacAGGGTCAATGGTAGTATGCATCATAACAAAAAGCAAATAAGCAAGATTGCATCACTGCAGCAGTTCATTCCTCATGATTTTGATGCAAGTGATCATGGAACTTCTAGTTTCTCTGTTGCTGCTGTTCATAGGATTGGGATTTTGGATGTACGAATTTTAAACACAGACAGACATGCAGGAAATCTTCTGGTCAGGAAGCTTGAAGAGTTTGGAAAGTTTGACCAAGTGGAGCTTTTTCCCATTGATCATGGTCTTTGTCTCCCTGAAACTTTGGAAGATCCTTATTTTGAATGGATCCATTGGCCTCAAGCATCAATTCCTTTCTCAGATGATGAGCTCGACTATATATATCGTCTAGACCCATTTCGTGATTCAGAAATGCTTAGAATGGAGCTTCCCATGATTCGAGAAGCATGCTTGCGGGTTTTGGTTCTCTGCACTATCTTCCTCAAGGAATCCGCAGCTTTTGGTCTTTGCCTAGCAGAGATTGGTGACATGATGAGTAGGGAATTTCAGGGTCTCGATGAAGAGCCAAGTGAGCTTGAGCTTATCTGTATTGAAGCAAAGAAACTGTTAGATCAGGAAGAATTATTTTCCTTTGAAGCTGAGGTAGGAGACAAAGATGTGACTCAGTTTCAGTTAGATTGTGAGGATCAGGATTTGGATTTCACTACAAACATAGAAGAGAAACTGACTGTAATGCCACCATTTCAAGTTGGAGCAAGAAATGGAAACATTAGAAACACACTTTCTAGACTAGAGGAAAGCATGATGGAGGACGAGGCTGAGAGTGAAGGGGAGTTACCCGTAGGTGGTGGTGAATACAATGGTCCTGTGTTAAATGGGGTGCCTAATGTTTCAAAGCTTTCTGTGTCTCTGCAAAACACGAGAACTAGTGAAAAAAGTTGGCAGCAGATGGGTGTAAAGCAAAAGAGTGACTTTTTGGCTGGGACATCATCTGGAAACACAACTGTGAATGAGTTACCTGCAAGCTCAAGTTTCGTGAAGCTAACAGATATGGATGAAGAGAGGTGGAATCAGTTTCTTGAGAATTTCCAAAGGTTGTTGATCCCAGATTTTGTTAATTACAAACGAGGAAATGTGAGCAAGAAGCAGAGGCAGAGGCTTGGAACTTCATGCCAGTTTTAG
- the LOC100794239 gene encoding calcium/calmodulin-regulated receptor-like kinase 2, which produces MVDQADLVIICVSVGVALGVLIAYLIYVGIRCYKKRAHLSRSANEPSLTTIPIRTNGLETSIDFSASLTSSIATSRSPNPHKSSHSTWWSHQNKDGFASVSGILKYSYKEIQKATQNFTNTLGEGSFGTVYKAMMPTGEVVAVKMLGPNSKQGEKEFQTEVLLLGRLHHRNLVNLLGYCIDKGQFMLVYEFMSNGSLENLLYGEEKELSWDERLQIAVDISHGIEYLHEGAVPPVVHRDLKSANILLDHSMRAKVSDFGLSKEEVFDGRNSGLKGTYGYMDPAYISSSKFTVKSDIYSFGIIIFELITAIHPHQNLMEYIHLAAMDYDGVDGILDKQLVGKCNLEEVRQLAKIAHKCLHKSPRKRPSIGEVSQGILRIKQRRLMKEDTMSFASSNFSRSVSQIEEQQVELSKITTMNHREMG; this is translated from the exons ATGGTTGATCAAGCTGATTTAGTTATCATTTGTGTCTCTGTTGGGGTGGCCCTTGGAGTTTTGATAGCTTATCTCATATATGTTGGCATAAGGTGCTACAAAAAGCGAGCTCATCTTAGCCGATCTGCGAACGAGCCTAGTTTAACAACTATCCCTATACGAACAAATGGATTAGAAACTAGCATTGACTTTAGTGCTTCTCTCACCAGTTCCATAGCCACTTCAAGGTCACCAAATCCTCACAAAAGCTCGCATTCAACTTGGTGGAGTCATCAGAATAAAGATGGTTTTGCTTCAGTATCAGGCATTCTGAAGTACTCATATAA agaaattcaaaaggcTACACAAAACTTCACAAATACATTGGGAGAAGGATCCTTTGGCACAGTTTATAAAGCCATGATGCCTACAGGAGAGGTGGTAGCTGTGAAGATGCTTGGACCCAATTCCAAACAAGGGGAGAAAGAATTTCAAACAGAG GTGCTTCTGCTTGGAAGACTGCATCATCGGAATCTTGTAAATTTGTTAGGATACTGCATAGATAAAGGACAGTTTATGCTGGTTTACGAGTTCATGAGTAATGGAAGTTTAGAAAACCTTTTATATG GTGAAGAAAAGGAACTGAGTTGGGATGAAAGGCTGCAAATTGCTGTTGATATTTCACACGGAATAGAATACCTTCATGAAGGG GCAGTCCCACCCGTTGTTCATCGTGATTTGAAATCTGCTAATATATTGCTTGATCACTCAATGAGAGCTAAG GTTTCTGATTTTGGGCTCTCAAAGGAAGAGGTCTTTGATGGCCGTAATTCTGGCCTTAAAGGTACATATGGGTACATGGACCCTGCATACATTTCCTCAAGCAAGTTCACAGTGAAGAGTGACATTTACAGTTTTGGTATAATAATTTTTGAGCTGATCACTGCCATCCACCCACATCAAAATTTGATGGAATATATCCATCTT GCTGCAATGGATTATGATGGTGTAGATGGAATTCTTGACAAGCAACTTGTGGGAAAATGCAATCTTGAAGAAGTGAGACAGCTTGCTAAAATTGCACACAAATGTTTGCACAAATCACCTAGGAAACGCCCCTCCATTGGTGAGGTTTCGCAGGGTATATTGAGGATTAAGCAAAGACGCCTCATGAAAGAAGACACCATGTCATTTGCAAGCAGCAACTTCTCCCGAAGTGTGAGTCAAATAGAGGAGCAACAGGTTGAATTAAGTAAAATAACCACCATGAACCACAGGGAAATGGGGTGA
- the LOC100794762 gene encoding uncharacterized protein isoform X1, whose amino-acid sequence MKRRNMDQMKITALSIFLLGCLLVMAVQGDSSARVLPAVTAVEVGNINKLGVSSQKEPFMRTGAGHHMRKQGLGGKKFSTNEVTSVDSKNGKGADGGETSKTSGKDNDGLKKSSGSRDQKNDDQKLVIMGPKEYLKSTKFVVPRRIPTSTYPKSSSQYCNIAAPVVKSSLGSSSSHEQKISEETPQNSTQKDETQRFADAAKEIAYMMNKDYHGRPSHRPPINNNEPRN is encoded by the exons atgaaaagaagaaacatggATCAGATGAAGATCACGGCGCTCTCGATCTTTTTACTAGGATGTCTCTTGGTCATGGCTGTCCAAGGAGATTCATCAGCAAGAGTTCTTCCAG CTGTAACTGCAGTTGAGGTAGGGAATATAAACAAGCTTGGAGTGTCATCTCAAAAG GAACCATTTATGAGAACTGGAGCTGGTCATCACATGAGGAAGCAAGGGCTTGGGGGAAAGAAATTTAGCACAAATGAGGTGACAAGTGTGGACTCTAAGAATGGAAAAGGAGCAGATGGAGGAGAGACTTCAAAGACTTCAG GTAAGGATAATGATGGTTTGAAGAAGTCTTCTGGATCACGAGACCAAAAGAATGATGATCAG AAGCTTGTGATAATGGGACCAAAGGAATATTTGAAATCCACCAAGTTTGTAGTTCCAAGAAGAATTCCCACCAGCACGTACCCGAAGTCAAGTTCACAATATTGCAATATTGCTGCGCCAGTAGTTAAATCCAGCTTAGGGAGTTCCTCAAGTCATGAACAGAAAATTTCTGAAGAAACACCTCAAAATAGTACTCAGAAAGATGAGACACAAAGATTTGCTGACGCTGCAAAAGAGATTGCATACATGATGAATAAGGATTATCATGGAAGACCGAGTCACAGGCCACCCATAAATAACAATGAGCCTAgaaattaa
- the LOC100794762 gene encoding uncharacterized protein isoform X3, with translation MKRRNMDQMKITALSIFLLGCLLVMAVQGDSSARVLPVEVGNINKLGVSSQKEPFMRTGAGHHMRKQGLGGKKFSTNEVTSVDSKNGKGADGGETSKTSGKDNDGLKKSSGSRDQKNDDQKLVIMGPKEYLKSTKFVVPRRIPTSTYPKSSSQYCNIAAPVVKSSLGSSSSHEQKISEETPQNSTQKDETQRFADAAKEIAYMMNKDYHGRPSHRPPINNNEPRN, from the exons atgaaaagaagaaacatggATCAGATGAAGATCACGGCGCTCTCGATCTTTTTACTAGGATGTCTCTTGGTCATGGCTGTCCAAGGAGATTCATCAGCAAGAGTTCTTCCAG TTGAGGTAGGGAATATAAACAAGCTTGGAGTGTCATCTCAAAAG GAACCATTTATGAGAACTGGAGCTGGTCATCACATGAGGAAGCAAGGGCTTGGGGGAAAGAAATTTAGCACAAATGAGGTGACAAGTGTGGACTCTAAGAATGGAAAAGGAGCAGATGGAGGAGAGACTTCAAAGACTTCAG GTAAGGATAATGATGGTTTGAAGAAGTCTTCTGGATCACGAGACCAAAAGAATGATGATCAG AAGCTTGTGATAATGGGACCAAAGGAATATTTGAAATCCACCAAGTTTGTAGTTCCAAGAAGAATTCCCACCAGCACGTACCCGAAGTCAAGTTCACAATATTGCAATATTGCTGCGCCAGTAGTTAAATCCAGCTTAGGGAGTTCCTCAAGTCATGAACAGAAAATTTCTGAAGAAACACCTCAAAATAGTACTCAGAAAGATGAGACACAAAGATTTGCTGACGCTGCAAAAGAGATTGCATACATGATGAATAAGGATTATCATGGAAGACCGAGTCACAGGCCACCCATAAATAACAATGAGCCTAgaaattaa
- the LOC100794762 gene encoding uncharacterized protein isoform X2, with the protein MKRRNMDQMKITALSIFLLGCLLVMAVQGDSSARVLPGNINKLGVSSQKEPFMRTGAGHHMRKQGLGGKKFSTNEVTSVDSKNGKGADGGETSKTSGKDNDGLKKSSGSRDQKNDDQKLVIMGPKEYLKSTKFVVPRRIPTSTYPKSSSQYCNIAAPVVKSSLGSSSSHEQKISEETPQNSTQKDETQRFADAAKEIAYMMNKDYHGRPSHRPPINNNEPRN; encoded by the exons atgaaaagaagaaacatggATCAGATGAAGATCACGGCGCTCTCGATCTTTTTACTAGGATGTCTCTTGGTCATGGCTGTCCAAGGAGATTCATCAGCAAGAGTTCTTCCAG GGAATATAAACAAGCTTGGAGTGTCATCTCAAAAG GAACCATTTATGAGAACTGGAGCTGGTCATCACATGAGGAAGCAAGGGCTTGGGGGAAAGAAATTTAGCACAAATGAGGTGACAAGTGTGGACTCTAAGAATGGAAAAGGAGCAGATGGAGGAGAGACTTCAAAGACTTCAG GTAAGGATAATGATGGTTTGAAGAAGTCTTCTGGATCACGAGACCAAAAGAATGATGATCAG AAGCTTGTGATAATGGGACCAAAGGAATATTTGAAATCCACCAAGTTTGTAGTTCCAAGAAGAATTCCCACCAGCACGTACCCGAAGTCAAGTTCACAATATTGCAATATTGCTGCGCCAGTAGTTAAATCCAGCTTAGGGAGTTCCTCAAGTCATGAACAGAAAATTTCTGAAGAAACACCTCAAAATAGTACTCAGAAAGATGAGACACAAAGATTTGCTGACGCTGCAAAAGAGATTGCATACATGATGAATAAGGATTATCATGGAAGACCGAGTCACAGGCCACCCATAAATAACAATGAGCCTAgaaattaa